A DNA window from Streptomyces sp. CA-278952 contains the following coding sequences:
- the rpsB gene encoding 30S ribosomal protein S2, with product MAVVTMRELLESGVHFGHQTRRWNPKMKRFIFTERNGIYIIDLLQSLSYIDRAYEFVKETVAHGGSIMFVGTKKQAQEAIAEQATRVGMPYVNQRWLGGMLTNFSTVYKRLQRLKELELIDFEDVAASGLTKKELLVLSREKAKLEKTLGGIREMQKVPSAVWIVDTKKEHIAVGEARKLHIPVVAILDTNCDPDEVDYKIPGNDDAIRSVTLLTRVIADAVAEGLIARSGAATGDSKPGEKAAGEPLAEWERDLLEGDKKDETAAVADVQSSVETEKDAEADAETPAEAVAEAEAEAAVEAPAAAEAPAADADAEQA from the coding sequence ATGGCCGTCGTCACGATGCGGGAGCTGCTGGAAAGCGGCGTCCACTTCGGTCACCAGACCCGTCGCTGGAACCCGAAGATGAAGCGCTTCATCTTCACCGAGCGCAACGGCATCTACATCATCGACCTGCTCCAGTCGCTGTCGTACATCGACCGCGCCTACGAGTTCGTCAAGGAGACCGTCGCCCACGGCGGCTCCATCATGTTCGTGGGTACGAAGAAGCAGGCCCAGGAGGCCATCGCCGAGCAGGCGACGCGCGTCGGCATGCCGTACGTCAACCAGCGTTGGCTCGGTGGCATGCTCACCAACTTCTCCACCGTCTACAAGCGCCTTCAGCGTCTGAAGGAGCTCGAGCTCATCGACTTCGAGGACGTGGCCGCCTCCGGCCTCACCAAGAAGGAGCTCCTGGTCCTCTCGCGCGAGAAGGCCAAGCTGGAGAAGACCCTCGGTGGTATCCGCGAGATGCAGAAGGTGCCCAGCGCCGTCTGGATCGTCGACACCAAGAAGGAGCACATCGCCGTCGGTGAGGCGCGCAAGCTCCACATCCCGGTCGTCGCGATCCTCGACACCAACTGCGACCCCGACGAGGTCGACTACAAGATCCCGGGCAACGACGACGCGATCCGCTCCGTCACCCTGCTCACCCGCGTGATCGCCGACGCCGTCGCCGAGGGCCTCATCGCCCGCTCCGGTGCCGCCACCGGTGACTCGAAGCCGGGCGAGAAGGCCGCCGGCGAGCCCCTCGCCGAGTGGGAGCGCGACCTGCTCGAGGGCGACAAGAAGGACGAGACCGCGGCTGTCGCCGATGTCCAGTCCTCCGTCGAGACCGAGAAGGACGCCGAAGCCGACGCCGAGACGCCGGCCGAGGCCGTCGCCGAGGCCGAGGCCGAGGCCGCTGTCGAGGCTCCGGCCGCCGCCGAGGCCCCGGCCGCCGACGCGGACGCCGAGCAGGCCTGA
- the dprA gene encoding DNA-processing protein DprA: MLEPGDERAGRWLRRTGPVELMRRFTAEDGSAEKLPGMTAARLGGYRLRAAGAEPGRDLAAVAAVGGRFVCPGDREWPSQLDDLGDARPVGLWVRGRPDLRLWSLRSVAVVGARACTPYGAHMAAALGSGLAERGWVVVSGAAFGVDGAAHRGALAAGGATTAVLACGVDVSYPRGHAELLGRLAQQGLIVAELPPSSHPTRSRFILRNRVIAALTRGTVVVEAEYRSGSLVTARQAQRLGRVAMGVPGPATSGLSAGVHELLRGEGVLVTDADEVVEMVGEIGDLSPVRRGPVLPRDHLDAVTARVLDALPYHGLAHPRDLARTAGTSADETLGRLYELHSLGFVEREGDGWRLTLPSARNDDARRGGT; encoded by the coding sequence GTGCTGGAGCCGGGGGACGAGCGCGCGGGGCGCTGGCTCCGGCGGACCGGCCCCGTCGAGCTGATGCGGAGGTTCACCGCCGAGGACGGCTCCGCCGAGAAGCTGCCCGGGATGACCGCCGCACGGCTCGGGGGCTACCGGCTGCGGGCCGCCGGAGCGGAGCCGGGACGGGACCTGGCCGCGGTCGCCGCGGTGGGCGGGCGCTTCGTCTGCCCGGGGGACCGTGAGTGGCCGAGCCAACTGGACGACCTGGGCGACGCGCGGCCCGTCGGGCTCTGGGTGCGAGGGCGGCCCGATCTGCGGCTGTGGTCGCTGCGCTCGGTCGCGGTGGTCGGCGCGAGGGCCTGCACCCCGTACGGGGCGCACATGGCGGCGGCCCTCGGCTCCGGGCTCGCCGAGCGGGGCTGGGTGGTGGTGTCGGGCGCGGCGTTCGGGGTGGACGGGGCCGCCCACCGCGGCGCGCTGGCCGCGGGCGGAGCGACGACGGCGGTGCTGGCCTGCGGGGTCGACGTCTCCTACCCGCGCGGCCACGCCGAGTTGCTGGGGCGGCTGGCACAACAGGGCCTCATCGTCGCCGAGTTGCCCCCGTCCTCCCACCCCACCCGCAGCCGCTTCATCCTGCGCAACCGTGTGATCGCCGCGCTGACCAGGGGGACGGTCGTGGTGGAGGCCGAATACCGCAGCGGTTCGCTGGTCACCGCCCGCCAGGCCCAACGGCTCGGCCGCGTCGCGATGGGGGTTCCCGGCCCCGCCACCAGCGGACTGTCGGCAGGGGTCCACGAGCTGTTGCGCGGCGAGGGCGTGCTCGTCACCGACGCGGACGAAGTCGTCGAGATGGTCGGGGAGATCGGCGACCTCTCCCCGGTCCGCCGTGGCCCGGTGTTGCCCAGGGACCACCTGGACGCGGTCACCGCGCGGGTCCTCGACGCACTCCCCTACCACGGTCTCGCCCACCCCCGTGACCTCGCCCGCACCGCGGGGACGTCCGCCGACGAAACGCTCGGCCGCCTGTACGAACTGCACTCACTGGGGTTCGTCGAACGCGAAGGCGACGGCTGGCGGTTGACGCTTCCGTCGGCACGCAACGACGACGCGCGGCGAGGCGGTACTTGA
- the whiG gene encoding RNA polymerase sigma factor WhiG, producing the protein MPQHTSGSDRAAVPPVARGTVRPPAPSSLDELWRSYKATGDERLREQLILHYSPLVKYVAGRVSVGLPSNVEQADFVSSGVFGLIDAIEKFDIERAIKFETYAITRIRGAMIDELRALDWIPRSVRQKARNVERAYATLEAQFRRTPSEAEVASEMGIALEELHAVFSQLSLANVVALEELLHVGGEGGDRLSLMDTLEDTAADNPVEVAEDRELRRLLARAINTLPDREKTVVTLYYYEGLTLAEIGNVLGVTESRVSQIHTKSVLQLRAKLADAGR; encoded by the coding sequence ATGCCCCAGCACACCTCCGGGTCTGACCGCGCGGCAGTACCACCGGTTGCGCGTGGCACTGTGCGCCCTCCCGCCCCCTCCTCCCTCGACGAGTTGTGGCGCTCCTACAAGGCCACGGGCGACGAGCGACTGCGGGAGCAGCTGATCCTGCACTACTCGCCGCTCGTGAAGTACGTCGCGGGCCGGGTGAGCGTGGGGCTGCCGTCCAACGTCGAGCAGGCCGACTTCGTCTCCTCCGGGGTCTTCGGACTGATCGACGCCATCGAGAAGTTCGACATCGAACGGGCCATCAAGTTCGAGACATACGCGATCACCAGGATCCGCGGCGCGATGATCGACGAACTCCGGGCCCTGGACTGGATCCCCCGGTCCGTCCGGCAGAAGGCGCGGAACGTGGAGCGCGCGTACGCCACGCTGGAGGCGCAGTTCCGGCGTACGCCGTCGGAGGCCGAAGTCGCCTCGGAGATGGGCATCGCACTGGAAGAACTGCACGCTGTTTTCAGCCAGTTGTCGTTGGCGAACGTGGTCGCGCTGGAGGAGCTGCTGCATGTCGGCGGCGAGGGCGGCGACCGGCTGAGCCTGATGGACACCCTGGAGGACACCGCCGCCGACAATCCGGTGGAGGTCGCCGAGGACCGCGAGCTGAGAAGGCTGCTGGCGCGGGCCATCAACACCCTCCCCGACCGCGAGAAGACCGTGGTGACCCTCTACTACTACGAGGGCCTCACCCTCGCGGAGATCGGCAACGTCCTCGGGGTGACCGAGAGCCGGGTCAGCCAGATCCACACCAAGTCCGTGCTCCAGCTCCGGGCCAAGCTGGCCGACGCGGGCCGCTGA
- a CDS encoding murein hydrolase activator EnvC family protein produces the protein MRLQSGPRRSPTRRTPFPLLLVLLVLPLHVLFPAGPSAPGGSVVPTGALASSPGAGAEAAVRADGGTEGGTDGGARSWPLAGRPAVLRGWEPPAGPYGPGHRGVDLAAGPGARVLAVADGRVSFAGRVAGRGVVAVEVAGSGSPPLRTTYEPVRALVEEGASARAGQPVGVLEEGPFHCDGGCLHWGLRRGGAYLDPLSLLPPSLLRRGPSRLLPVFGVPEPDAAGVSR, from the coding sequence ATGCGCCTTCAGTCCGGCCCACGCCGCTCCCCCACCCGCCGCACCCCGTTCCCGCTGCTCCTGGTGCTCCTTGTGCTCCCGCTCCACGTGCTGTTCCCGGCCGGTCCATCGGCCCCGGGTGGGTCGGTCGTGCCGACCGGAGCCCTCGCGTCCTCGCCGGGAGCGGGCGCTGAGGCCGCCGTCCGCGCGGACGGCGGCACGGAGGGTGGCACGGACGGCGGCGCCCGGAGCTGGCCGCTGGCGGGGAGGCCCGCGGTGCTACGGGGGTGGGAGCCGCCCGCCGGTCCGTACGGGCCCGGCCACCGCGGCGTGGACCTCGCGGCGGGGCCGGGCGCCCGGGTGCTGGCGGTCGCCGACGGCCGGGTGTCGTTCGCGGGGCGGGTGGCGGGGCGCGGGGTGGTCGCCGTCGAGGTGGCCGGCAGCGGTTCGCCGCCGCTGCGCACCACGTACGAGCCGGTGCGGGCGCTGGTCGAGGAGGGCGCGAGCGCCCGGGCCGGGCAGCCGGTCGGGGTGCTGGAGGAAGGGCCGTTCCACTGCGACGGGGGCTGTCTGCACTGGGGGCTGCGGCGCGGGGGCGCCTATCTGGACCCGCTCTCGCTGCTGCCGCCCTCACTGCTGCGGAGGGGCCCCTCGCGGCTGCTGCCGGTGTTCGGGGTGCCGGAGCCGGACGCCGCCGGGGTCAGCCGCTGA
- the pyrH gene encoding UMP kinase — MDKGADAIQADDQRDDDKGSGRFMLKLSGEAFAGGGGLGVDPDVVHTIAREIAAVVRDGAQIAVVIGGGNFFRGAELQQRGMDRARSDYMGMLGTVMNCLALQDFLEKEGIDSRVQTAITMGQVAEPYIPLRAVRHLEKGRVVIFGAGMGMPYFSTDTTAAQRALEIDAEALLMGKNGVDGVYDSDPKANPDAVKFDALEYGEVITRNLKIADATAITLCRDNQLPILVFELTVEGNIARAVKGEKIGTLVSDESTRA; from the coding sequence ATGGACAAGGGCGCGGACGCCATTCAGGCCGACGACCAGCGCGACGACGACAAGGGTTCCGGACGCTTCATGCTGAAGCTCTCCGGTGAGGCATTCGCCGGCGGCGGCGGCCTCGGCGTCGACCCCGACGTCGTGCACACCATCGCCCGCGAGATCGCCGCCGTCGTACGCGACGGCGCCCAGATCGCGGTGGTCATCGGAGGAGGCAACTTCTTCCGCGGCGCCGAGCTCCAGCAGCGCGGCATGGACCGGGCCCGGTCCGACTACATGGGCATGCTCGGCACCGTCATGAACTGCCTGGCGCTCCAGGACTTCCTGGAGAAGGAGGGCATCGACTCGCGCGTCCAGACCGCCATCACCATGGGCCAGGTCGCCGAGCCGTACATCCCGCTCCGCGCCGTACGGCACCTGGAGAAGGGGCGCGTGGTGATCTTCGGCGCCGGTATGGGCATGCCGTACTTCTCCACCGACACCACCGCCGCCCAGCGTGCCCTGGAGATCGACGCCGAGGCGCTGCTCATGGGGAAGAACGGCGTGGACGGGGTCTACGACTCCGACCCGAAGGCCAACCCCGACGCGGTGAAGTTCGACGCACTGGAGTACGGCGAGGTGATCACCCGCAATCTGAAGATCGCCGACGCCACCGCCATCACGCTCTGCCGTGACAACCAGCTCCCGATCCTCGTCTTCGAGCTGACCGTCGAGGGCAATATCGCTCGCGCGGTCAAGGGTGAGAAGATCGGCACGCTCGTGAGCGACGAGAGCACCCGGGCCTGA
- the frr gene encoding ribosome recycling factor: MIEEILLEAEEKMEKAVVVAKEDFAAIRTGRAHPAMFNKIVADYYGALTPINQLASFSVPEARMAVVTPFDKTALRNIEQAIRDSDLGVNPSNDGNIIRVTFPELTQDRRKEYIKVAKTKAEDSKISIRSIRRKAKETLDKLVKDKESGEDEVRRAEKELDDTTAKYVAQVDELLKHKEAELLEV; this comes from the coding sequence GTGATCGAAGAAATCCTCCTCGAGGCCGAGGAGAAGATGGAGAAGGCCGTGGTCGTCGCGAAAGAGGACTTCGCCGCGATCCGTACCGGCCGTGCGCACCCGGCGATGTTCAACAAGATCGTCGCCGACTACTACGGCGCGCTGACCCCGATCAACCAGCTGGCCTCGTTCTCGGTTCCCGAGGCGCGGATGGCCGTCGTGACGCCGTTCGACAAGACCGCGCTGCGCAACATCGAGCAGGCGATCCGCGACTCCGACCTCGGCGTCAACCCGAGCAACGACGGCAATATCATCCGGGTGACGTTCCCCGAGCTCACCCAGGACCGCCGCAAGGAGTACATCAAGGTCGCCAAGACCAAGGCCGAGGACTCCAAGATCTCGATCCGCTCCATCCGCCGCAAGGCCAAGGAGACCCTCGACAAGCTTGTCAAGGACAAGGAGTCCGGCGAGGACGAGGTGCGCCGCGCCGAGAAGGAGCTCGACGACACCACCGCGAAGTACGTCGCGCAGGTGGACGAGCTGCTCAAGCACAAGGAAGCCGAGCTGCTCGAAGTCTGA
- the rlmN gene encoding 23S rRNA (adenine(2503)-C(2))-methyltransferase RlmN, with translation MPKPGELTFVAPRGSKKPPRHIADLTPAERKEAVAATGEKPFRAQQLSQHYFARYAADPAEWTNIPAGSREKLAEALFPDLMSVMRHISCDDDTTRKTLWKLHDGTLVESVLMRYPDRVTMCISSQAGCGMNCPFCATGQAGLDRNLSTAEIVHQIVDGMRALRDGEVPGGPARLSNIVFMGMGEPLANYNRVVGAIRRLTDPEPDGLGLSQRGITVSTVGLVPAMLRFADEGFKCRLAVSLHAPDDELRDTLVPVNTRWNVREVLDAAWEYAEKSGRRISIEYALIRDINDQAWRGDRLGRLLKGKRVHVNLIPLNPTPGSKWTASRPEDEKAFVEAIAAHGVPVTVRDTRGQEIDGACGQLAASER, from the coding sequence ATGCCTAAGCCCGGAGAACTCACTTTCGTCGCGCCCCGCGGATCCAAGAAGCCGCCGCGGCACATCGCCGACCTCACGCCCGCCGAGCGCAAGGAAGCGGTCGCCGCGACCGGTGAGAAGCCGTTCCGCGCCCAGCAGCTCTCGCAGCACTACTTCGCGCGGTACGCGGCCGACCCGGCCGAGTGGACGAACATCCCGGCCGGATCGCGGGAGAAGCTCGCCGAGGCGCTGTTCCCCGACCTGATGTCCGTGATGCGGCACATCAGCTGCGACGACGACACCACGCGCAAGACCCTGTGGAAGCTGCACGACGGGACGCTCGTCGAGTCCGTCCTCATGCGCTACCCCGACCGCGTCACGATGTGCATCTCCTCACAGGCCGGCTGCGGTATGAACTGCCCCTTCTGCGCCACCGGGCAGGCCGGCCTCGACCGCAATCTGTCGACCGCCGAGATCGTGCACCAGATCGTCGACGGCATGCGCGCCCTGCGCGACGGCGAGGTGCCCGGGGGGCCCGCGCGGCTGTCCAACATCGTCTTCATGGGCATGGGCGAGCCGCTCGCCAACTACAACCGTGTGGTCGGCGCGATCCGCCGTCTCACCGACCCGGAGCCGGACGGTCTCGGCCTCTCGCAGCGCGGGATCACCGTCTCCACCGTGGGCCTCGTCCCGGCCATGCTGCGCTTCGCCGACGAGGGCTTCAAGTGCCGTCTCGCCGTCTCGCTGCACGCCCCGGACGACGAGCTGCGCGACACCCTGGTCCCCGTCAACACCCGGTGGAACGTCCGCGAGGTGCTGGACGCCGCCTGGGAGTACGCGGAGAAGTCCGGCCGCCGGATCTCCATCGAGTACGCCTTGATCCGGGACATCAACGACCAGGCCTGGCGGGGCGACCGGCTCGGCCGGCTGCTCAAGGGCAAGCGGGTGCACGTCAACCTGATCCCGCTGAACCCCACGCCCGGCTCGAAGTGGACCGCCTCGCGGCCCGAGGACGAGAAGGCCTTCGTCGAGGCCATCGCCGCCCACGGCGTGCCCGTCACCGTCCGGGACACCCGCGGCCAGGAAATCGACGGGGCCTGCGGGCAACTCGCGGCCTCCGAGCGCTAG
- the tsf gene encoding translation elongation factor Ts, translated as MANYTAADVKKLRELTGAGMMDCKKALDEADGNVDKAVEALRIKGQKGVAKREGRSAENGAVVSLVSEDQTSGVLLELKCETDFVAKGEKFQAVANTLAAHVAATSPADIEALLASEIEAGKTVQAYVDEANANLGEKIVLDRFAQFTGAFVGVYMHRTMPDLPPQIGVLVELDKADAELAKGIAQHIAAFAPKYLSREDVPAEVVEAERRVAEETTRAEGKPEAALPKIVEGRVNGFFKEATLLGQPYALDAKKSVQKVLDEAGVTLKRFSRIKVGI; from the coding sequence ATGGCGAACTACACCGCCGCTGACGTCAAGAAGCTCCGCGAGCTCACCGGCGCCGGCATGATGGACTGCAAGAAGGCGCTCGACGAGGCCGACGGCAACGTCGACAAGGCCGTCGAGGCGCTCCGTATCAAGGGCCAGAAGGGCGTCGCCAAGCGCGAGGGCCGCTCTGCCGAGAACGGTGCCGTCGTCTCCCTCGTCTCCGAGGACCAGACGTCCGGCGTTCTCCTCGAGCTGAAGTGCGAGACGGACTTCGTCGCCAAGGGCGAGAAGTTCCAGGCCGTCGCCAACACCCTCGCGGCTCACGTCGCCGCGACCTCCCCGGCCGACATCGAGGCGCTCCTCGCGTCCGAGATCGAGGCCGGCAAGACCGTCCAGGCGTACGTCGACGAAGCCAACGCCAACCTCGGCGAGAAGATCGTCCTGGACCGCTTCGCGCAGTTCACGGGCGCGTTCGTCGGTGTGTACATGCACCGCACCATGCCCGACCTGCCCCCGCAGATCGGTGTCCTGGTCGAGCTGGACAAGGCCGACGCCGAGCTGGCCAAGGGCATCGCGCAGCACATCGCCGCCTTCGCCCCGAAGTACCTGTCCCGCGAGGACGTCCCGGCCGAGGTCGTCGAGGCCGAGCGTCGCGTCGCCGAGGAGACCACGCGCGCTGAGGGCAAGCCCGAGGCCGCGCTCCCGAAGATCGTCGAGGGCCGGGTCAACGGCTTCTTCAAGGAGGCCACCCTCCTGGGCCAGCCGTACGCGCTGGACGCCAAGAAGTCGGTCCAGAAGGTCCTGGACGAGGCCGGTGTCACCCTGAAGCGCTTCTCGCGCATCAAGGTCGGCATCTGA
- a CDS encoding TetR/AcrR family transcriptional regulator: MAEHRTMQRGALLDAARSLLSEGGTEALTFPALAERTGLARSSVYEYFRSRAAVVEELCAVDFPVWAAEVENAMQGAETPEAKIEAYVRRQLDLVGDRRHRAVVAISASELDAGAREKIRAAHGGLIAMIVEALGDLGHTQPRLAAMLMQGSVDAAVRRIELGVAEEPGVIADTVVAMVLRGVSG, translated from the coding sequence GTGGCCGAGCACCGGACCATGCAGCGCGGCGCCCTCCTGGACGCCGCGCGCTCCTTGCTGTCCGAGGGCGGTACGGAGGCGCTGACCTTCCCCGCGCTCGCCGAGCGCACGGGCCTCGCGCGCTCCTCCGTGTACGAGTACTTCCGCTCCCGTGCCGCCGTCGTCGAGGAGCTGTGCGCCGTCGACTTCCCCGTCTGGGCGGCCGAGGTCGAGAACGCCATGCAGGGCGCCGAGACGCCCGAGGCGAAGATCGAGGCGTATGTGCGCCGGCAGCTCGATCTCGTCGGGGACCGTCGCCACCGCGCGGTCGTCGCGATCTCGGCGAGTGAGCTGGACGCGGGCGCCCGGGAGAAGATCCGGGCCGCGCACGGCGGACTGATCGCCATGATCGTCGAAGCGCTGGGCGACCTCGGCCACACACAGCCGAGACTGGCCGCCATGCTCATGCAGGGTTCGGTCGACGCGGCCGTGCGCCGTATCGAACTGGGTGTCGCGGAGGAGCCGGGCGTCATCGCGGACACCGTCGTCGCGATGGTCCTGCGCGGCGTCAGCGGCTGA
- a CDS encoding thiamine ABC transporter substrate-binding protein: MNTTTKYAATALAAALGVTVLAGCGDDGSAGPGESKGPASKTVTLVSHDSFNVSDKVLKAFTKETGYKVEILKSGDAGAALNQEILTKGSPRGDVFFGVDNTLLSRALDNGLFTAYEAKGLDTVAADTQTDEKMRVTPVDTGDICVNYDKQYFADKKLAPPKTFDDLLKPAYKNLLVTENAAGSSPGLGFLLGTIAAQGEDGYEAYWKKLKANGVKVVDGWEQAYNEEFSGSAGGKKANADRPLVVSYASSPPVEVLYADPQPKEAPTGVATGTCFRQTEYAGLLTGAKNEAGGKALLDFMISKTFQEDMPLNMFVNPVVKDAALPELFTKFGEKIDTPPTVAPEKITANREQWIQSWQSLVLK; the protein is encoded by the coding sequence ATGAACACCACCACGAAGTACGCGGCGACCGCGCTCGCCGCCGCTCTCGGCGTCACCGTGCTCGCGGGCTGCGGCGACGACGGTTCCGCCGGCCCCGGGGAGTCCAAGGGCCCGGCCTCGAAGACCGTGACCCTGGTCAGCCACGACTCCTTCAACGTGTCGGACAAGGTGCTGAAGGCGTTCACGAAGGAGACCGGCTACAAGGTCGAGATCCTCAAGAGCGGCGACGCCGGAGCCGCGCTCAACCAGGAGATCCTGACCAAGGGCTCCCCGCGCGGCGACGTCTTCTTCGGCGTCGACAACACCCTGCTCTCCCGCGCCCTCGACAACGGTCTGTTCACCGCGTACGAGGCCAAGGGCCTGGACACGGTCGCGGCGGACACACAGACGGACGAGAAGATGCGGGTCACGCCCGTCGACACCGGCGACATCTGCGTCAACTACGACAAGCAGTACTTCGCCGACAAGAAGCTCGCCCCGCCGAAGACCTTCGATGACCTGCTGAAGCCCGCGTACAAGAACCTCCTCGTCACCGAGAACGCCGCCGGCTCCTCGCCCGGCCTCGGCTTCCTCCTCGGCACCATCGCCGCCCAGGGCGAGGACGGCTACGAGGCGTACTGGAAGAAGCTGAAGGCCAACGGCGTCAAAGTCGTCGACGGCTGGGAGCAGGCGTACAACGAGGAGTTCTCCGGCTCCGCGGGCGGCAAGAAGGCCAACGCCGACCGGCCGCTCGTCGTCAGTTACGCCTCCAGCCCGCCCGTCGAGGTGCTCTACGCCGACCCGCAGCCGAAGGAGGCGCCCACCGGGGTCGCCACCGGCACCTGCTTCCGGCAGACCGAGTACGCGGGGCTGCTGACCGGGGCGAAGAACGAGGCGGGCGGCAAGGCGCTGCTGGACTTCATGATCAGCAAAACGTTCCAGGAGGACATGCCGCTGAACATGTTCGTGAACCCGGTCGTGAAGGACGCGGCCCTCCCCGAGCTGTTCACGAAGTTCGGCGAGAAGATCGACACGCCTCCCACCGTCGCACCCGAGAAGATCACCGCCAACCGTGAGCAGTGGATCCAGTCGTGGCAGTCGCTGGTCCTGAAGTAG
- a CDS encoding phosphatidate cytidylyltransferase, which yields MNDSSRGAPQGAGYWGTPEMSAAPAGPAHDVHGAQQTRPMPNVPDVPDAGRDAQSRDDRDREAAHVSGPLFRDEKPQEPMSTPMPPPPQKKRAGRDLRAAIGVGVGLGAVIGVSLFIVKAAFIGVIVAAVVVGLWELTSRLQERKGIKAPLVPLAVGGAAMVVAGYARGPEGAWIAVALTALAVLVWRMTEPPDGYLKDVTAGVFAAFYVPFLATFVALMLTADDGSWRVLTFLILTVVSDTGAYAVGWRFGTHKLAPRISPGKTREGLLGAVAFAMVAGALCMEFLIDDGAWWQGLLLGLAVAASATLGDLGESMIKRDLGIKDMGTLLPGHGGIMDRLDSLLPTAPVVWLLLVLFVGSG from the coding sequence ATGAACGACTCTTCCCGGGGTGCCCCGCAAGGAGCCGGTTACTGGGGCACGCCCGAGATGAGTGCTGCCCCGGCGGGTCCTGCCCACGATGTGCATGGCGCCCAGCAGACTCGGCCCATGCCCAACGTGCCGGACGTTCCCGACGCAGGTAGAGACGCACAGAGCCGCGACGACCGGGACAGGGAAGCCGCTCACGTCAGCGGCCCCCTGTTCCGTGACGAGAAGCCGCAGGAGCCCATGTCCACCCCGATGCCGCCTCCGCCGCAGAAGAAGCGCGCGGGGCGTGATCTGCGCGCCGCCATAGGGGTGGGCGTGGGTCTCGGCGCCGTCATCGGCGTCTCGCTGTTCATCGTGAAGGCCGCTTTCATCGGCGTGATAGTGGCCGCGGTCGTCGTCGGCCTTTGGGAGCTGACCTCCCGCCTCCAGGAACGCAAGGGCATCAAGGCGCCCCTGGTGCCGTTGGCTGTCGGCGGAGCCGCGATGGTCGTCGCGGGTTACGCGCGGGGGCCCGAGGGTGCCTGGATCGCCGTGGCCCTGACCGCCCTGGCGGTGCTGGTCTGGCGGATGACGGAGCCGCCGGACGGGTATCTCAAGGACGTCACGGCCGGGGTCTTCGCGGCGTTCTACGTACCCTTCCTGGCCACCTTCGTCGCCCTGATGCTGACGGCGGACGACGGGTCGTGGCGGGTCCTGACCTTCCTGATCCTCACCGTGGTCAGCGACACGGGGGCGTACGCGGTCGGCTGGCGCTTCGGGACGCACAAGCTCGCCCCGCGCATCAGCCCCGGCAAGACCCGCGAGGGCCTGCTCGGGGCGGTCGCCTTCGCGATGGTCGCCGGCGCCCTGTGCATGGAGTTTCTGATCGACGACGGCGCCTGGTGGCAGGGACTGCTGCTCGGCCTCGCGGTCGCGGCCAGCGCGACCCTCGGCGACCTGGGCGAGTCCATGATCAAGCGCGACCTCGGGATCAAGGACATGGGCACCCTGCTCCCCGGCCACGGCGGCATCATGGACCGGCTGGACTCGCTCCTGCCGACCGCGCCGGTCGTCTGGCTGCTGCTGGTGCTGTTCGTCGGCTCCGGCTGA